Genomic segment of Panicum virgatum strain AP13 chromosome 2K, P.virgatum_v5, whole genome shotgun sequence:
CgaagaggggagaggaggaaggggtcccgaacatggcggcggcggcggagattgccggcggcgagggggcgaTAGGGTTTAGGGGTTTTTTTCGGGGGATAGAGAGATTGGAGCGGCCGAGCGAGGGGAAGAAGGGAAGGAGAAACGCGAAACCATGGGGGCCGATTCGAAATTCGAAATATTTCGAGGGCAGATCGGGAATTCGGGTTAAGCGTGGGCCGGGCAATTTGCGTTGTCCTTTTTTTTTAAGGTAGCAAATTTTGCGTTGTCGATTTCCTTTTGTTTATACGCATGTAATTAAAGAAATTTTATGAAAGTATTGTGGTTTCGAGAAGTCCTAACAATCCTCGATTTTTTGTAATTGCGATGTTTACAATTTTCTCAAGATATCATCTATTGATATGCTAATTTAACTTAGTATACGTTCCCCCAATCCCCACACATCTTGTAGTGTCTTATTGTAGATCGATATCCTTTAGTCCAATGTAGCTAAAATttattcatgaaaaatatattaGAAACAAATACAATTATAGTTCTATGAACCATAGTTCTCAAGGCGTTGCCTAGGCGTCCATGCGCCATCCATCGATTTGCGCCTTGCTCGCCTAGACGCCCAGCCGCCCCACCTTGCTAGGCGTCCGCCTTACCACCTTGAGAACTATGCTATGAACAAATAAGGAGAAGGACAAGGAGTTATAAAACCTCTACACTAGATGCTATTTGTAATACATATATCACTATAAATCTATATAAAATAGTTAGGTTGTTAGTAGGAATATGGAGACTCTTGAATTTGCCAAATTAATGTTGCACTAATAGGTAATATATGTTTAGAAAGAAAAACCCTCCtatattctcaaactttttttcGCTAGAGATAGAAACATAAGCACACCATGTTATAACTTATAAGACATCAAATGAAATAGATATCAAATGCACCTCCAAAACGCAATGCTCGCCAGATGAAAATTGTTCTTGTAGAGTACCTTAACTGAGTTTTCGATTAGATGATTATTTGTAAGGGTGTCAATGGGTGATCTTTggatgcacctccaaccctctttagttcaaaatattataCTAATTTTCCAGGTGCACCTAAGGCTAGTCTCCGTGGGAGTTTCATAAGCACAATTATCTAGAGCGATAACTAGGTAACTatgccagatgagtttcataGTGATAAAACTCTTCTCACATCTCATGAAACTATATCCTTGTTTTTTCttgtcatgtcagcaaaattaacGATACTTAATATTATGAAACTTTCTATAAAACcctcactgagactggcctaagatTTATCCACTTGCACCCCTAGTTATTGAGCATGGCCAAATGTATGTCATGCAGTCGTGTTATGCAGCCTTTTACTTTATATTTTCGTGGATTCATGATTCTACCGGTCAAACAATCCTCGCACATACTCACTGCTAACTTACATATTTTGTTTAACCAAACCTCACTTTGCGAAATCATTACTACCGGTCAAACAATCTTGGAACCTGAAGTTTTAACTACCATATCATTTCTTTTCttataaaaagatataattagTTAAGTAAAGTTCCTCTTACTCAAATTTTTTATCATCTTTCAGGCTTTTTGTTCTCCCAATTTCTCGATAATAAGGACCAACATTGCACTTTTTTTATCAGtcaatcactctgttcgctgggttggagctggagctggtggctggagtgatgtgagagaaaaatactgttggctggctggtgactGGAAGCTGATGCTGGAGTGGTATAAGAGGAAAATATTGTTGGGCTGGAAGGTGTTGGAGGTGCCGAACAGAGTAAATTTGTATCGCTATATTCCCAGGTCAAAAAGGGCCCGCTCGGCAGTTCAACCCGTGTGCCGATTGGGCGCACGCTCCTCATCGTCCagtccacctcgccgccgccgccgcctcttcccCGCGAGGCGTCGCCGCTCCTTTCTATCCCCGAAGGCGACGGCTCGGATCCCTCTTTAAGGCGCAGCGGCCGCCCCACATCGCGAGCTTGAGTACCCCACCCCCCCCCTCCTAAGGCCTGGCCTTGAAGGCCGCTCGCCTCTtgattccggcggcggcggagagggaggggcgatgCCGAAGCGGACGACGCACACGTACTCGAGCGAGGACGCGCTGCCGGAGGGCCCCGAGTCTGACCTCTTCGTCTACTACTGCAAGCACTGCGCGTCCCACGTCCTAATCACCGGTCAGCTCCTCCTCCCCACGCGCCTAACTTTGTCAGATCTGTGTAGCCTGCTAGTGAGGTCTTGGATTCCAGCGAAAGAATTAGCTCGGAACTGTTTAAGTGGGGGGCGGTTTTGATCTGATCCCTGCTTAGCTGCAAGTTTCAGACCACGCCAAAGCATACTAGAAATTTTCTTCCTCATTTGTGTTTTAGCTCTGGATCTTAGTGCTGTAGAACTAAGGTACGTTTGTCAGTGAACAGGAGAAGGTGAATTTATAGGGAATGTGATGAGAAGGTGCTGTAGTCTGATTTTGGTTGCTAGCTTCCAAAAGGTTTTTCAAAATTTGATCCTAATGAACTGAGAACTGCTTCATCGTTACCATTCTGTAAGATGTGATCATGCTGTATGAGCATTTCAAGGTACCACTAGAAAAGATGTGTCATTGGATTCTCAAGTTCTAAGGTTTCACTCTTTGTCATGAACTTTTTCTATATTCTTGTGTTGCCATATATTCAGGGCACTTATATTTAGTGCAGCGGTCTGCTTGCTCAAAGAAATTTTAGGTCGCAAGTTATAATTACAGTGGCATGCCATTTTAGAAACACCAATGCATACATCGCGGGCCATGATTTATACTTTCAAATAGGCTAACAACTAGGTAGACTAATTTAGTGCTTATATCAAGTTTATCCAATGTGTTATGAAGTATATGTCATTATCATTAGCAGATTTTTCTTAATTTCTTGCCAATAGGGTTTGTTACTGTTTGTCTGCTTTTGTAATAACTAGTTGAGTGATTCAAGAATGAATTTTTTGTATATTCAAGTCTGATATGTTTGTTCTGAAGATACCCAATTGCAGAAAATGCCCAAGCGAAAGACTGACAGAGCACATGTTTTAGACAAGGCTAAGCATCTGTCAAGGCTAAATGTGAAGGAGTCGGGTAAAGTAATGTTGAAGCGGTACAATACTCATCCCTCATATATCTTACTGAAGTACTTCACTTGTACTTCTTGTTGTAGTTACGTTCTGATTAAATCTTATGTCTAGCTGCTTATATGTTCTTCTCTAATTCTAAACGTTTGCGAATATCTTCCGTTTGTCAGATAGCATTTAACTAAGGAATTGGGTGCTAATATTAGCTATATGTGTACCCAGTTGTCTTCTAGGGGGAAAGAAAGATATCTCTTGGTAGCCTCATCAATTCAGTGTGTGTTTACACATTTTCCAATAGCATAGCAGTATTATTACTCACTATGCAGATTAATGAATTGTGTTTATATAACATGATCCACATTTCTCATGTGCATATTCATTTGAAACAGTCGACCCCAGGGTTATTATGCCAAAGTGATTACTAGGTTGTACTTCATATTGTGGTGATTATGTAATTATATCTTTGATGCAGTGGTGAAGGAAAGCTTGAAAAGCAGTTCCGCATGAGCTGTGTAGGATGTGATCTTTTTGTTTGTTACCGATCAGAAGAGGATCTGGAGCATGCCCCTTTTATATATGTTGTTGATGGAGCACTGAGTTCAGTTGCAGCTGAGACAAATCCACATGTATATACCACCCTCAACTGAAATGTCCTTTTGCTATATTCAGCATGTTTCTCTTCTCTAGGCTTAATGATCGTGGAAACTGTAGGATGCTCCTGTACCCCCTTGCATCACACAACTGGAAGGTGGACTTGTCCAAGTAGCCATTGAAGTGGAAGACCGGGCACAGCGTTCAGCAATAACAAGTATGTAACATTGTAGTAAGTTAATTTTTTAAAAGTTGTGCATGGCTGCACCGACAATTTCATGTGGAACATAGTAGATCAGAGTATTAGACATGAGAGAATGCTTTTACACTATTTCTTTCAGTCCATTGGTGCATACAATGTGGTGACAGAATTGTTTGTACTTTCAGGAGTGAATGCTGATGATGTTCGAGTAACAGTAGCTGCCCCTGCTGCACGAGGGGAAGCTAACAGTGAGTTGCTAGAATTTATGGGCAAGGTGATTTTCTCCAATGGGCACTCTATTATCTTATAGTGTACTTTCAGCCTTGTAAAAAGTGAAATTCTAAATGCTCCATCCAGTAAAAGATAAATTCCATTGCAAAATGCATGCAATATGTATTGCTCGACTTTGCTAAACATGTTTTTATGAATGTACGGGCAAATTGGACAAATAAGTATGTCTTTGGTTCATTTGTTGTACAAACATATCAATTTAGTTGATGCTCAAAATTCTGAGACAGCCTATATCCAAGAAATATGCCTTTGACAATAAGCCAATTTCAACTTTCAATCTTTAGTTATGTGAAGATGTCCATGCTGATGGTTTGTGAAATCAGGTTCTTGGCCTAAGATTGACTCAGATGACCCTTCAAAGAGGATGGAATAATAAATCGAAGCTTCTGATTGTGAGTTCTCCCGTCTTACTGCTAATTACATGGACTGTGGATATTGATATCATTAGTAATCTTCTCATGTACTATactatttttctttccttcaaTATTTTCCATGTGCTGGTTGTTTTTCTCGTCTAAAAATATACTTGGGCTTTGTTACAAGGTTGAGGATTTGTCCGCACGGCAAGTGTACGAGAAGCTTCTTGAAGCTGTACAGCCTTAGAAAACGGACCGATGTGTGGTGCATTTGGATACATTCTCTTTTGAGGGCACAAGAGGAAGTTCCCACTCATTGTGCGACGGAAGAGCAGAACGTGCTGAAACTATGCTGAAAACTCTGGTGCAGTTTAACTAGACTAGAACAATTAGCCAAGCTGTACTTCAATATCCCATTCATTGTCTCTGTTGTGACAATCAGGAAACCTTCTCTATTGGTTATCTCCTTAATGCTGATGCAAAGTGTTGTGCATCTTGTAAAGATTGCTGCACAATATTGAGTGTTGACTCTGAGCTTGTGGATGAATATATTTCTCCTAATTCGCTGCCTCACCTGTCCTACCTGGCGGCATTGAGTGCCAGGCCTGCCTACGGATGAGGTGGAGAGGAAAATACACCATGGCACGAAAATACTGTGTGCTGGAACCCTGATTGCTTGATCGAATTCCTCCTAATATTCGAGAGCGAGAAATAGTATGTGctttgaaaagaaaataataaGATCTCCTACTGAGATTATCTGTTTAACCTCATCTTTCATTGTGTCTTGGGCAAATCTTCAGCAGGAAGGCAATCGAGAAGTGTTGGTGGCGGGTGCTGAAGGCTCTGAAAGTCACGGCGCTGAATCTGAACCACAGGAAGCTTCGACACTGGAACAGTGTCACAAAGGTGTATGCACCATGGAGGCGGGTGCTTCCCCTCCGGTTCTTTGGTTATCTTTGAGCTTTGCGTTGGTATCTTAGCTTGGTTGAGAGGCTTATCATTGTGTGGTTTTCGCAGTCTGTGTTGTGTGTTGTAATTAGAGAGCCTATGTCTGAAATCTCTACTCGCGGGTTTACTTGCGTTAAACAACTCAACAATATCGTTGTAATGTCATCGATGTTATGGTAATGAAATAAGTCCCggtatgaaaaaaaaagatggaataTATTATTGAAAACTACACCATCAGGTTCAAGTTACTACTAATGGACTGTAACACCATTGAAAATACACCTAGAATTCTACGAAGGAAGTAAAAATGCATAGACTTTATCATTGTCTACTGCCGTATGAAATTGAAAATTTAGGTTGTGCAAATCTTAACAATCTAAACCTGGGTTATTTCGCGGGCGGAGGATAGGTCGCCCGTTAGCCCGCTAACCGTTGGATCGGGGCAGTAAGCGACGCCATCCGTCCGATTGCGGGTCGGTTCGGACATTGATccttgtgacggaaccgccaaattaaaactctaaattaagcataatggttgtcatttgaacacatcgggcgcattagcttaatggtttaatttgacggtcctttctcaacccacggcccgatcgaaacaacaccggcaGTCCCACGTgaaggcgggcgcagatggtacaagcacgacaaataCTTAAAAATATAACAACACGACATAGGATAATACATAActttttacaaaccaagttcaataCCATAGTTTTACAACCTGTTTTAAATACAAACCTAATTTACAAGTCTTACAACTATTAAAGCTAGAATTTACACTGAGTAATAGACTATGCTACACTACTGCCCACAATCTGCCTCaacgccaccggtcagaccggttaggctaaccggtcagaccggcctgtATGGTCGCCCCCAGGgactaccggtcagactggtcctcagaccggtcagaccggtctaaacaGAACAGAGAGGCTGCACACACCGCCCTCAAGCGTGCAACCAGCCGCCTCCCTAATCTACGGGTCTCGCTCCACTACCTTCCAGCCCTCTGtgtcccggcggatgaacttgacacagtaGGGACAGAAGTCAACATGTTGACCTGAAATAAAaattggtggcaacaaaccctgagcaactaatactcagcaacttagcccacatacctagacatgcaagacattTGTCTGGTAGTTTATTATGCAGAAAAGCAACTAAGGTAGTtccttattttcattttttagctCCAATTTCTATATAGATTGAccataatctaatatttgcataagacaactatagcaaacatggtggagcaagaaataataataattcaatGTATCCATCATCATATATTATTGTCATTCCCTCATAacactacgatgtgactcgaagatcaaggtactcataaccgagagcgactgacggcgaatcaatccgatttaaccttgcaaggtagacctaaccaacacggcacataTAAGCCccatcggaccacacgcaccaatcATTCTCCTccctgcctcgaactacaggaccatcccaccatcatatggtcagccgagctcaacatgagaccaccaaaatTAAACACATGTATCTTCGTTTCTCcgtgactactcgactaccccaggaggtgagatggagtcctgtactttcgaggtgaggcagtactcggcttaccggtttcgactacctcctactcccggcatgcggttagtacaattcaaacatgatcagcagggctaacaacggtacggtccttaaccgacacagacgagactaagacacccaggaaccctgtcctgctgccatacctatatatcctcatcatttcccgtccggtctcaattctccattctttccatatcaaattcacaactcatgtactggaatatgaatatatcttgtatctcgcgagtaaccggaaattacttgACTTCTAAATattctatatctcgcgagtgacaagaaatcactcgacttctaccgagaaccattaagcatagcatttctatcatcctatacatactagtgtaactcaagaAAACgtaggaatcatgcaactagggttccaaataattcctaaacttaatgcacaagtactagagacatatataggtgtcgtAATTTGAAATAagaggacatgcaccggggctttcCTTGAGTCTGCTGCTCAGCACTAGGGtcagttgggccttgggccaacTCCCCACGAACCTCCTgcggcggggcttgcccctgcggctcctgtggctccgcaaccacttcgtacaccacctcctccgctgtggctgctacacgtatgcatatgcatgtgATATGAGGAATGCAGGCatgatttacaaaaaaaatataagtagCCAATAACCAAATTAGTTTCTAACCATTTGCACCAACGACCCCATATTTAACCCCCCTCAGCTAAagtcccaccggtcagaccggtcccatacAACCCAAACatgataccggtcagaccggtcctcccCAGATCAAAAACTGGACTCCATGTCGCGGCTAAACTAGTCCACTAATTTCAAATCCTTTCTAGGCCCAAGTTCAGAGATGCATAAAGATGATCTTGACCCAAGGAATTCGACTAAAACCTTCTAGAAAGATGGATTCACCAAACCCTAGGTATCCACCTTGGGTGAATTAACTAGCCCACAAAATTCTAAATCCATCCTAAGCTTTAGTTCATGATTACAATTAGAGGTATTTGACCAAAGGGATTCACTTGTATTCACCTAGAAAAGGAGATCGACCCAACCCTAGCTTGTTTACCTTGAATAGGCTCCTCCCCCACGAAGAACTTGAGATTCCACGTCACCCTGGGGAGGAACTCATGGAGAAGATGATCCTCCACCAATTTGAAGCTCTCCCCGGCCTTGGATTGAGTGGAAATGGGGGATTTTTTGGAAGAGAGGGTTTGGGGAGAGGGGAGCTCGGGGAGGGAGCATGAGGGAGGTGGGTGAGGGCGTGATCTggtgaggaagagagagagagagagaggtttaAATGATGTGGGCCCAAACAAAACGGTTGaatcagttcaaccggtcagaccggttgccccgaccggtcggaccggtctggccCAAGCTGACAGAAATTTTGCTATCTCATGGTTTGTGGTTTAAACTCGGAACTAATGACCCTGATTACATTTAATTAGTGTTGATTAACAtctgggtgttacaatcctaccccctaaaagaaatctcgtcccgagatttacgACGCGAATTCAACTTGAAAAGGAAATTGGTGGAGTTAATTGGGTACCTTGGTGAGTAGCcaaaaactccggatacttggatttaAGAAATTCTTCGGTCTCCCATGTGGCTTCTCGCTCGGaatgattgctccattgcaccTTATAAAAATTATTAGTTTGAGTCCGAGTAACCCGAGTCTTGTGATCCACAATTTTGATCGAATGTTCTGGATAGACAAGATCAGGCTCCAACTGTAAACCGTCCATGTCAACCACCTTAGTTGGAACCCGGaggcatttcttgagttgggaaaCATGAAAAATTGTGGACCGCCGATAAATGTGGGGGAAGCTCCACACGATATGCCACCGGCCCACAACGCTCAATAATAgaaaaaggcccaacatagcgggGTGTCAGCTTACCTCTCATGCCAAACCGCTGCACACCTTTCATCGGAGATACCCGAAGGTAAACATGATCGCCCTCCTCAAACATGAGAGGCCGGCGTCTCTTATCTGCATACCCTTTTTGTCGGGATTGTGCCTCTTTTAAATTTGCTTGAATAAGGCGAACTTGTTCTTCAGCTTCAGTAACCATATCAGGTCCAAAGAAATTTCTTTCaccggcttctgaccaatttAATGGGGTTCTACATCTGCGCCCATATAATGCTTCAAAGGGAGCCATtctgatgctctcttgatagctattgttgtaaGAAAATTCTGCCAAAGGCagacattcatcccatttcttacCATAGGAAAGTACAcaggctctaagcatatcctccagaatttgattcaccctctCTGTATGACCATCAGTCTAGGGATGATAGGTTGAACTGCGGATTAACGCGGCGTGGAAGTGTTCCCAGAACCGGGCAATAAACTGAGCGCCACAGTCTGAAATGATGGTACGGGGAATCCCATGAAGGCTCACAACACGGTCCATATATAGTTGAGCATATTGTTTGGCCGTAAAAATGACTTTCACAGGGAGAAAATGTGTAGATTTGGTGAGACGGTCTACAATAACCCGAATGGAGTCATACCCCTTTGAAGTTTTGGGTAAACCGACAATGAAGTCCAtgctgatgtcctcccatttccaggatggaatactcaAGGGCTGTAAAGGGCCGGCTGATCTCAAGTGTCTCGCCTTAATCTTTCTGCAGGTGTCACACTCGgacacatatttagcaatttcctgTTTCATTCTCGTCCACCAGAAACACTGTCTAAGatattgatacattttgttcctgccaggatggatagaatacctagaAAGGTGAGCCTCATCAAAAATATGCTTCTGAAGCTCCAAATTTTTAGGTACCACTAACCGATTCTTGAACCATAAAACACCCTTATTATCCTGGCGAAAACATGGAGACTTAGGGTCATTACCCGCAAGCCTTTATCTAATCTTTTCCATGCCGATGTCAATTTTCTGAGCAGCCACAATTTGATCCCAAAGTGTAGGTGTGAGGGTAATATTAGCAAGGGTGCCTTCCGATACAATGGACAGATTCAATTTCTCCATTTTCTGACACAAGGTTGCATGCACAACTGTGGCTGAGATGCAATTGCAACTTGCCTTGCGACTCAGTGCATCTGCAACGAcgttagccttgcccgggtgataatgaatctccagatcGTAATCCTTAATTAACTCTAACCATCGTCTCTGGCGTAAATTCAACTCACTCTGAGTAAAAATATACTTTAGACTCTTGTGATCTGAGTATATATGCATAGGATTTCCCAGAAGATAGTGACGCTAGATCTTCAatgcatgcaccactgctgTTAGCTCCAAATCATGGGTGGCACAATTTTTCTCATGTCGCCTGAGGGCTCTGGAAGCATAATCAATCACCCTCTGGTCTTGCATGAGTACACAGCCGAGGCCCGTACCTGTTACATTTAGTAAATATCAAGGGACCGAATAATAGCCGGCTGAGTTAAACAGGAATGAGGACGTAGCCAAGactcgtacctgatgcatcacaatatacatcaaaAGGCCGAGTAATATCCGGCTGAGCCAAGACAGGGGCCGACGTCAGCAGCCTCCTTAGAGTCTGAAAAGCCTGctcacatttgtcgtcccaatTAAATTTCACCTCTTTCTTAAGCAACTccgtcatgggcctagcaatttttgagaactccGGAACAAAAGTCGGTAATACCTTGCTAGCCTaaggaaactccggatctccGGAACAGAGGTGGGGGCActccaattcaggacatcctgaatcttgccaGGAttcacagaaatgccatccttCGAAATGACATGACCCATGAATTGGACTTctttgagccagaaatcacatttgctAAACTTTGCATACAATTTGTACTCTCTAAGCCGCTGGAGAACAATGCGAAGATGCTCGGTatatttttcttcattcttggaatatataagaatgttgtcaatgaaaaccacgacaaacttatccagctcaggcatgaataccgagttcataagGTACATGAAGTGAGCAGGGGCATTGGTTAGCCCAAAAGACATGATCAGATATTCATAGAGCCCATATCTGATAGAGaaagccgtcttgggaatatcctcagctcggATCTTGATCTGGTGATAGCCCGAGCGAAGATcgatttttgagaataccttagcccCGACCAACTGATCAAATAGAATATCAATTCGGGgcagaggat
This window contains:
- the LOC120668876 gene encoding UPF0235 protein At5g63440 isoform X2, producing the protein MPKRKTDRAHVLDKAKHLSRLNVKESGKVMLKRGEGKLEKQFRMSCVGCDLFVCYRSEEDLEHAPFIYVVDGALSSVAAETNPHDAPVPPCITQLEGGLVQVAIEVEDRAQRSAITRVNADDVRVTVAAPAARGEANSELLEFMGKVLGLRLTQMTLQRGWNNKSKLLIVEDLSARQVYEKLLEAVQP
- the LOC120668876 gene encoding UPF0235 protein At5g63440 isoform X1, whose amino-acid sequence is MPKRTTHTYSSEDALPEGPESDLFVYYCKHCASHVLITDTQLQKMPKRKTDRAHVLDKAKHLSRLNVKESGKVMLKRGEGKLEKQFRMSCVGCDLFVCYRSEEDLEHAPFIYVVDGALSSVAAETNPHDAPVPPCITQLEGGLVQVAIEVEDRAQRSAITRVNADDVRVTVAAPAARGEANSELLEFMGKVLGLRLTQMTLQRGWNNKSKLLIVEDLSARQVYEKLLEAVQP